ACCCATAACGGCACCGTGATAAGATGTGATGATGACTGCGGCCTTCCTCCCTATTGGCCGGGGTGGACGGGATAATAACCGAGCTGTAGCGGAGCAGAGGCcgcattaaaaacacaaaagcttcTTACCCAGAACAGGATGTTGAATCCGAAAATGAAGTATTTGATGCAGCAGCTGACTTCGTGGCCTTTGTAATGATTCCCCGACATGTTTGAGCATCATCAGCGCGCTGTGCGAGGAGAAACACGGCCTGCTTCACAGGCTTTGTGTGCGGGAGGGAGCAGGTTCAGCGCTCCGGGGACGCATCTCACTTTGTCCGCCTCGAAGGTTCCCCACAGCCGCTTCACACCCACACGAGGAGCATGCTGGGAGCCGGCGGGACGCGCTCACACACGGACGACTGCGAATATGTCACCGAAGTAAAGCTGCAGATCTGAAGTCTCCTCCGACGGCCGGGCTAATAGCGCCTACAGAGGGCGGGACCGCTGCTGCGGGCGGTCGTCAGTGATTGGCTGGGAAGAGATTTAATTGACTGAGACTGTAACCAATCATATGAGAGGAATGATGGGGCATTTCCTGTGTATTGATGCTGATGGTGATAACAGTGTGAGATACAGGCTGAGGTGATGTAGGCCTGCTGGGAGGAGCAGCATCCACTAGCAGTCAGAAAACCTTGTTGTTTAGCAGCACAATGACCCagttaaagacataaaaatagccttgataaatatatattatacagtatgtgttaccATGGGAATAAGACATAACTTCGAGGTAAAAAGTCTAatttatgagttaaaaagtcataagTATGACTGAAATTATGATCCATTTTGAATGTaattctgattttttatttcttatttacaATTTTCCCCCAATAATTtcaactgttttatttcatttctcatAATTTCTACCTTTTATCTcctgattttgactttttatatcttatttatgatttatatctcataatttcaactgttttttatctcattactctgactttttatttcataatttcttTGTTACGATTATggctttttctctcataatgATGACTTACCATGggatatattttttcatcaagctcaGTTTCCACCTTATCTTTTTCTCTAGCTTCCATATTTATCAGTGTGAACCTCTCACAAAGCCTGACAGGATCTACTGCAGTGGGTGATAACAGGCAGTGAAGATGTCAGAGCAGAACCTCCTGACTGACTCTGAGCACAGAGCCCGGACATGAAGACAGGTTCATAGTGTGTTGGCTCAGGTCctgaacacagctgctgcttctgctcctGTGCTGTAACTCTTAGTTTCTTGTTCTGAGTGTGTTGGTCGGTAAAATGCAGCCCCTcggccctcacacacacacacacacacacacacacacacacactgaatgacaggaccatcacatcacatctcaCATAATGTAACGAGCTGCGCAAAAGATGCCAACTTTTGTTGAAAACATACCATACAACTAAGTAGTTTTAGTCATTcttcactttaacattttaacattcatgATGATACAAAGTGTGAACACTTCACTTCCTCACTTGGAGAATGAATGTAACTGTAGAATTCAAAGTCCTCTTTAAGTCACTAAAGAAaccccatcatcatcatcatcctcatccttaTCCTCATCaagctaacatgctgctgaCAAGCCACCAAACCCTTTCATTTAAAGGTGATAAATGTCAGAATTTGACATGATAATAAAGTATCTTGTcagtatttattcatctttgatttgattgacaCCTGCTGCATAACCTTTCAAGGAAGAATTCAAACCctttattttcaataaatagAAAGTTCAAGCTGCTGTAATTAAGGTATTTTTACTAAAATAAGTATTAAATAGTTTTATATTCCAACAccaatcactgttatagagtgttcGGTCAGTAAGCCAtgcctctcctcctgctgctgctgcagtaaaagagaaaataaattattaaatgtatCCAATCaagacagagaactccataaagtCCTGTcggagagcaggatcctcctgtttgctgctatgtccggtgatgtagagaggagggaggtgattgctaactgcaaaacggacaggaagttagatAAAACAACGTTTACAGCAGCTCTAAAATGAGGATGAAAATATGACTGTCACTGTGAAACACTAGTCACTAGACAAGAGTatcacagtttagtttttttagttATTGTCATTTGGGGTTGTTACAAACTGtaaactgaaacatgtttgtgtccTATACAGACTCAGTCTTTAAAAAACTTCATTTGTTATTCACACATTCAGGTGGgccatctgtgtttgtggtcCTGCAGCAGTCTGAATATTTTGATGCTGTTCTCCTCCTGTGAGCATGAACAAGGAAGCTAACTGAACTATACTGATATAAAAATCGAGACACACAGTCATTTTTATGATGAGTGATGAACAGACTTGAAGAGGCTACGTTTTCTGAAAGAAATGCTCACATTCCAAGATTGCACAGTAATGACTAACAGCCTTTGCATGTTCCTAGAGCTCTAAagtaaaacttttttaaaaaagggactCAAGAAGAATGACCGAATATTTATGTGGATTTAATTTAGTCATTTTGTCTGCCTCAATGTTATACACTTCAGTCAcgctgttattacattatgtCCTCACCTCTTTGCCACGTTTGTGCTGAAACATTCTGCTTATATCCACCATATGAGTGGATTAACAGAATTGATAAGATATGTTTTAATACAACACCATAGAATAGTGGTCCCAGTGACAGAGTTAGGTGTGGAGAGGCTGTGTTTGGTACAGCACCAGTAAGGGTTCACTCAGAGAGCCTCTGTTCAGACAGTACAGACTCTGTGTCAGGGCCTCATGAAGGACCAGACTCCCACTCTCGTCTGTGTAACGCAGCTGAAAGCCCACAACCTCCAGAGGCCTCAGAGCCAGAACAGCTGAAACATCAAACACATCATATCCAGACAAGGGACGCTGGTCCAGGGTCAACAACCTCTCCTCCAGGGCAGGACTTTCCTTCAGAGCTCCCTGTGAAGCTGTGACGCTGTGCAGGGTGACCGTCACACTGATGGGCTGGGGGTGGAGGGTTTTCCTGAACAGCACCAGCTCTGCACCCAGCATGGAGGGGTTCAGGCTGCTCACGTTGAACCAGATCCATCCTGGAGGAGCGTCATGTGGACCTGAGTGATACATTGATTTTCAAACATGCaataaagtttgacatttttaaatgaatttttcACAACAGTTGTCTTCAGAGTCTTcaccaactctgcagttccctcaACACTAGCTCTTCAGTCTCTTttagctctttgttttggttgtgtgaCCCACAGCTTCACAGTTTTGGTTCACTCACACTGCTCTCATCAACCTTttctcccagcagcagcaggctgcacatttcagtgaaaaaggTCAACCTGCTCTACACTTTGTAGCTATTTTTGTCTGAGCAGATATTCTTTCCAaagatggtggagaccaaaacagagctaaaaaagGAGAGTGATTATCAGACCAACATTCATTAGGTGGATAATAGCATGAGTTCAAATGAGTACTTCTGTTCTTCCGTTTCTGCTGGATGTGAGTGTGCTTGCTAACAGGTAAGCCACATCAACTTTATATGATAGTAATATGtcagttgtgtttacagcttgttctactgcccccaagtggccaaaaaatgcagctttaaggCAGTTGTTTTATAGTTTACTGTTTATTTGTATACAGTTTTGAGTATTACATTTGGACACTGTTGCCATATTTGGTACGTTATAAGCATGTTACACATCTGGCCAAAACCCAAAACATGATGTCACAGCAATGCAAGGATGTCAtcgctgcaacactgtttagGCTAACTACCCacttcttttattgttttattgcaaTCAACATGATTAGATAGGTTTTAATAAAACTATTGAAAATTGTGCAATAATTGAAAAACAGTAGTAAAATGAAGATGATTCCCGCTTTAACACAAGATGGTCAGTCAGTTCAAATCCTTACCAACAACACTCCGATAACTCTGCACCAGTGTTCCATCTGAACTTCCAAAGTCTTGAGCCTCCAGTGCATCCAAGCGCTGATAGATCCTCTTCATGTAGGGATGGGGCTTAGCCTGATGGCTCGCAGACACTTTATCTATATGTAGCATTTCCAGAATGGCTTTGTTGTGTTCCTGGTTGTCCTCTGCATCTCTGCGCTGATCCATCAGCAGCAAGCCTGTGACGGAGCACAGCAGGAGGAAGACCAACGTCACATCAAAAACTCCCAGACAGACTCCTCGGACCATtctgattatatttatttaattatggGAAATATCCTATATATGTACCTCTTCTTCTATTAATGTGCTGCTGAATCTTCCACCTGGCAGCTGCTGTAACAGTCTGTGTGCTAATGGGGATGCAAGAACCACAGGGGCTGTCAGGACTTAGTGAAGCAGTACCATTCTGAAGCTGAGGAATGTTACTTCCTTTTGACAAACACTCTACCATGGACTGTAATGAGCCACAGTCCTGCACTGCTCTCAACAAGCAGCCACAGGGCTGAAGCACTGACTGGAAAGACTCCACTGTGACTTGAACtgctttaagagaaaaaaaaaaaaagagttgagaataaagtttaaatattttgaaatgttttgatattttaagaaaaatagataaagtgttataataattgtaattttacagaaaaaaatgggTATTATTTTTATggtaaataataatattagaaGTTAAAGTGTGCAAAGGGGGTGGACCAAATGCAGGAGACAGCTGGCAGGCGGATCAATGGTGGACGTTGTATTCAGAATCAACAGCAGGAACAGGTTAACAGAATATACTGACTGAGCTAATGACTGGACTTTAATACAAGCTTAACTAACAAGGGGACGAGGTGCAGGAGAATGAGTAAAGGAAACCGGAGcccttgagtttttttttaaagcaatggCAGATCTAAGAACCTCTGAATAGTCCCCGACGTTAGCTGTAAATACTACAGCCcagtaaatcaatcaatcagtaaaTCATGTACTAACTACGAACAACCAAACATCGTAcgtctgtctctttgtgttcatgCATGTGTCTCAGATGTGGTAGTatgcagtacgggggcccctCAGGGTACGCtgctctctcctttccttttcaCCCTCTACACATCGGACTTCATGCACAACACCGTGAACTGTCACCTCCAAAAGTTCTCTGATGTGTGTCTGAGGGGAACAAACAGGAATATAGGGGGGTCATCAACGACTTTGTTGACTGGTGTGAATGCAACCACCTGCATATAAAcaccagtaaaacaaaggagatGGTGATCAACCTCCAGAGGAAGACACCACAGATCACACCAGTGAACACCAGGGTTTGGACATAGAGATGGTGGCAaaatacaaatacctgggtgttcACCTTAACaacaaactggactggactgacaaCACGGATGCCATGTACAAGAAGGACCAAAGTTGCCTGGTTAGGTTAACCAAACTGGTTAGGAGGGCCAGCTCTGTCCTGGACTGTCCGCTGGATTCCATAGAGGTGgtaggtgagaggaggatgttagccaagctgaTGGACAACACCCCTCACCCCTGCACCAGACTGTGGAAGCcttgagcagctctttcagcagcagactcttacACCCACTGTGTAAGGAGTGCTACCGCAGATCATTCATCCCAACAGCCATCAGACTGCTTAACTCAAGCACTACCTGAACAATCACTTTCcactcacttgtttgttttttgtatgcATATTTGTCTGACTCTTTTTCCTGTACTTGTTGCATCTTaagctgttgtaacaagtggatttccccattgtgggatgAATAAAGtctatctaatctaatctgatGTAAATTGCCCATTTAGAACTTCCTGGAACCATCTGAAATCACGTGACGATCGGCATTTTGATCCTCCATTGTCATGACTCTCTCTACTCAACGGCTctggaggaaacaagagagcagggaaggagctgataggctgggAAACACAGTGGGAACAGGGTAGGGCTAACGGAAACAGAGCAAGACACCacaaaaaacccagaaaacacacacacaaaataaataaataaataaataagtaaataaaaggAGACAGAAATGAAAGGACTAATTTGAAGGACAGTCACAGTAGGGGATAAAGGTCaatcctttattttgaaagaggATGAGGATATCATTTACTCCCCTCTCAGGAATAAGAAATGTGACACTCTATAGTGAACAGAAggtctatttttttcttctttatattGAAAAGAAtagattgttttccatttaaatgtctggaaccattgataaaataatatttccactgaagagttcagtaataaagttatattttaaatgGGCAT
This is a stretch of genomic DNA from Pagrus major chromosome 10, Pma_NU_1.0. It encodes these proteins:
- the LOC141003327 gene encoding uncharacterized protein — protein: MVRGVCLGVFDVTLVFLLLCSVTGLLLMDQRRDAEDNQEHNKAILEMLHIDKVSASHQAKPHPYMKRIYQRLDALEAQDFGSSDGTLVQSYRSVVAGPHDAPPGWIWFNVSSLNPSMLGAELVLFRKTLHPQPISVTVTLHSVTASQGALKESPALEERLLTLDQRPLSGYDVFDVSAVLALRPLEVVGFQLRYTDESGSLVLHEALTQSLYCLNRGSLSEPLLVLYQTQPLHT